The Carassius gibelio isolate Cgi1373 ecotype wild population from Czech Republic chromosome B22, carGib1.2-hapl.c, whole genome shotgun sequence genome window below encodes:
- the LOC127988023 gene encoding uncharacterized protein LOC127988023 — protein sequence MENVSLFVVFLFLNGVFADTESVSVMEGDSVTLHTSLTEVEKGHVIDWRFGPSNILIARVNSVANTANVYTDVIGESFRGRLHINQQIGDLNITNIRNEHSGLYKLSIHGKNIDMLYNVSVVSDKRDGLEIVQVMKGDYVILHTDAAEIHKYHLIQWMFGNTVICSFNKTYQVPPILNKVEVDRDTGSLKIKSIRTEQCGTYNLQMISSTHTIQKRFNITIFDEVKPISAMEGDSVTLNSDTKIYDEIQFEYDDSIIAEIKRASQNFSTFDVPDGRFRDRLELDNQTGSLIITDINTQHTGVYHLHIFNSRHTVHKSFVVNICSK from the exons ATGGAGAATGTTTCCTTGTTCGTTGTGTTTTTGTTCTTGAACG GTGTGTTTGCTGATACAGAGTccgtgtcagtgatggagggagattctgtcactctacaCACCAGTCTTACTGAAGTAGAGAAAGGACATGTGATAGACTGGAGGTTTGGACCAAGCAACATTCTCATCGCTAGAGTCAACAGTGTAGCTAATACAGCAAATGTGTATACTGATGTTATTGGGGAGAGTTTCAGAGGCAGACTGCACATAAACCAGCAGATTGGAGATCTCAACATCACAAACATAAGAAATGAACATTCTGGGCTTTACAAATTAAGCATCCATGGCAAAAACATAGACATGTTATACAATGTCAGTG TGGTATCTGATAAAAGAGACGGTCTTGAGATTGTGCAAGTCATGAAGGGAGATTATGTCATTCTACACACCGATGCTGCTGAAATACACAAATATCATCTGATACAGTGGATGTTTGGAAACACTGTGATATGTTCATTTAACAAAACGTACCAAGTTCCGCCAATCTTAAACAAAGTAGAGGTGGATCGTGACACTGGATCCCTCAAAATCAAGAGCATTAGAACGGAACAGTGTGGGACTTATAACCTACAGATGATCAGCAGCACTCACACCATACAGAAGAGattcaatattactatttttg ATGAGGTGAAGCCCATATCAgcgatggagggagattcagtcactctaaactCTGATACTAAAATATATGATGAGATACAGTTCGAATATGATGACTCTATCATAGCGGAAATCAAGAGAGCTTCCCAAAACTTCTCCACATTTGATGTtcctgatgggagattcagagacagacttgagctggacaatcaaactggatctctgatcatcacagacATCAACACTCAACACACTGGAGTCTATCATCTACACATCTTCAACAGCAGACACACTGTACACAAGAGTTTCGTTGTTAATATCTGCAGTAAGTAG